A window from Pseudomonas sp. Tri1 encodes these proteins:
- the cheD gene encoding chemoreceptor glutamine deamidase CheD, with amino-acid sequence MSVAMREVAEMYLAPGEFRFATCPTRLRTILGSCVAITLWHPERRIGGMCHFMLPSRVRCSKALNGMYADEAIELFIHQAKAHHTDPEDYQLKLFGGGEMFPELQRQVPFGNVARSNVNAALEIAALYRLDLIAQDMGSTGHRSIIFDLCSGDVWVRHQPIRTRH; translated from the coding sequence ATGAGCGTCGCGATGAGGGAAGTGGCCGAGATGTACCTGGCGCCGGGGGAGTTTCGCTTCGCCACCTGCCCAACCCGGCTGCGCACCATCCTCGGCTCTTGCGTGGCGATCACGCTGTGGCATCCCGAGCGCAGGATCGGTGGCATGTGCCACTTCATGTTGCCCAGTCGGGTGCGCTGCTCCAAGGCGCTCAACGGTATGTACGCCGACGAAGCCATCGAACTGTTCATTCACCAGGCAAAGGCCCATCACACCGATCCCGAGGATTATCAACTCAAGCTGTTCGGCGGCGGTGAAATGTTCCCTGAACTGCAACGCCAAGTGCCGTTCGGCAACGTAGCGCGGTCGAACGTTAACGCGGCGCTGGAAATCGCCGCCCTCTACCGCCTGGACCTGATCGCCCAGGACATGGGTAGCACCGGTCATCGCAGCATCATCTTCGACCTTTGCAGTGGCGATGTGTGGGTCAGGCACCAACCAATAAGGACCCGGCATTAA
- a CDS encoding chemotaxis response regulator protein-glutamate methylesterase, with protein MSKKINVLLVDDSAVVRQVLLAILSDTPDIHVMGAASDPIFAMDKLAREWPDVIVLDVEMPRMDGITFLKKIMSERPTPVVICSSLTPKGAETTLQAMAAGAVEIITKPTSGLKSFLLESAPELVAAIRAAAQVNVRNLGKRPAPVVLTPATKLTADAMLPAANGHAMAQTTERIVALGTSTGGTQALEAVLTALPRVCPGIVIVQHMPEKFTASFAARLNSLCQIEVREARNNDRIHPGLALIAPGGKHMMVTRSGAFYHVQVVDGPLVNRHRPSVDVLFRSVAKFAGRNATGIIMTGMGDDGARGLKEMLDAGSTTVAQDEASCVVFGMPKEAIKLNAAQRVMGLQEIAQVILHK; from the coding sequence ATGTCAAAAAAGATAAACGTACTGCTGGTGGATGACTCCGCGGTGGTTCGCCAGGTGTTGCTGGCGATCCTCAGCGACACGCCGGACATCCACGTCATGGGCGCTGCCTCCGATCCGATTTTTGCCATGGACAAACTGGCCCGCGAATGGCCCGACGTGATCGTGCTCGACGTGGAAATGCCGCGCATGGACGGCATCACCTTCCTGAAAAAAATCATGAGCGAACGCCCCACGCCGGTGGTGATTTGTTCTTCGCTAACCCCCAAAGGCGCGGAAACCACCTTGCAGGCGATGGCCGCCGGGGCGGTGGAGATCATCACCAAGCCCACCAGTGGCTTGAAGAGCTTCCTGTTGGAGTCAGCACCGGAACTGGTGGCGGCGATCCGCGCCGCGGCCCAGGTCAACGTACGCAACCTCGGCAAGCGCCCCGCCCCGGTCGTGCTGACGCCCGCCACCAAACTCACCGCCGACGCCATGCTCCCCGCTGCCAACGGCCATGCCATGGCGCAGACCACCGAACGCATCGTTGCCCTGGGCACCTCCACCGGTGGCACCCAGGCCCTGGAAGCGGTGCTCACCGCCCTGCCGCGAGTGTGCCCCGGCATCGTCATCGTCCAGCACATGCCGGAAAAATTCACCGCCTCGTTCGCCGCCAGGCTTAACAGCCTGTGCCAGATCGAAGTGCGCGAAGCCCGCAACAACGACCGTATCCACCCAGGCCTGGCGCTGATCGCCCCCGGAGGCAAACACATGATGGTGACCCGCAGCGGCGCGTTCTACCACGTGCAAGTGGTGGACGGCCCGCTGGTCAACCGTCACCGTCCTTCGGTGGATGTGTTGTTCCGCTCAGTGGCCAAATTCGCCGGCCGCAACGCCACCGGCATCATCATGACCGGCATGGGTGACGACGGCGCCCGTGGCCTGAAGGAAATGCTCGACGCCGGTAGCACCACCGTGGCCCAGGACGAAGCCAGCTGCGTGGTCTTCGGCATGCCCAAGGAAGCGATCAAACTCAACGCCGCGCAGCGGGTGATGGGCTTGCAGGAGATTGCGCAGGTGATCTTGCACAAGTAA
- a CDS encoding cytochrome c, translated as MKIVFIASLGMLSLIQTSLSLADSANGKNLYLQRCAMCHGADLKGTGPLANKSNPPTPDLTTPAFKKRLNDYPGVIVSSIILRPNGDLIPRTLRENGVKLPPYAWRVESLRDLNQYMSGVISKSR; from the coding sequence ATGAAAATAGTATTCATCGCTTCGCTAGGAATGTTATCGCTCATTCAAACATCGTTATCCCTCGCGGATAGTGCCAATGGGAAAAACCTCTATTTGCAAAGATGTGCCATGTGTCATGGAGCAGACCTCAAAGGAACAGGGCCGCTGGCTAATAAGAGCAATCCCCCTACACCCGACCTTACAACGCCCGCTTTCAAGAAACGGCTAAATGATTATCCGGGTGTAATTGTGTCATCGATAATACTTCGCCCAAATGGAGACTTGATTCCAAGAACTTTGCGAGAGAATGGTGTAAAGCTACCGCCGTACGCTTGGCGGGTTGAGAGCCTGCGCGATTTAAATCAGTACATGAGTGGTGTGATTTCAAAAAGTCGATGA
- a CDS encoding ABC transporter permease subunit: MSQPLGALDSSPLSLDLVHLPEYTLRTTLRMFIALFASFIFSVVVATLAAKSRKAAIVILPALDILQSVPVLGFLTFTVVFFMGLFPGKETGVECAAIFAIFTSQVWNMTFSFYQSLRTVPHDLYEVSRQFSFSPWQRFIKLELPFATPGLVWNMMMSMSGGWFFVVASEAITVGDTTVSLPGIGSWLALAIAQQNIAAIAWAVLAMVGVIIAYDLLFFRPIVAWADKFRFEQTASQKRPRSRVYDLLRSTRLVPWVLQALTGIKAALFLDKLPRLPRLGFKPSARFSRASEVVWIVLVVAACMIGILQLSHFIGSTLGLEDVISTFGLGLATLLRVAVLIVLASVLWVPIGVWIGLNPRWAERLQPVAQLLAAFPANVLFPFAVIAIVALKLNPDIWLSPLMVLGTQWYILFNVIAGASALPTDLREAARSFHVRGWQWWRQVALPGIFPYYVTGALTAAGGSWNASIVAEAVSWGNEHLYACGLGAYIAQATAAGDLQRVALGVSVMSIFVVGFNRLLWRPLYGFAERRLRID, from the coding sequence ATGAGCCAGCCCCTCGGCGCCCTTGATTCCTCGCCGCTATCCCTTGATCTGGTCCACTTGCCGGAATATACCCTGCGCACCACGTTGCGCATGTTCATCGCCTTGTTTGCTTCATTTATCTTTTCTGTAGTCGTTGCCACATTGGCCGCCAAAAGCCGCAAAGCGGCAATCGTTATCCTGCCCGCCCTGGACATTCTCCAATCCGTGCCGGTACTTGGCTTTCTCACCTTTACCGTCGTGTTTTTCATGGGGCTTTTTCCCGGCAAGGAAACCGGCGTGGAATGCGCGGCGATCTTCGCCATTTTCACCAGCCAGGTCTGGAACATGACCTTCAGCTTCTATCAATCACTGAGAACCGTGCCTCACGACCTTTATGAAGTCAGCCGACAGTTCTCGTTTTCGCCATGGCAACGGTTCATCAAGCTCGAGCTGCCCTTCGCGACGCCGGGACTGGTGTGGAACATGATGATGTCGATGTCGGGCGGCTGGTTTTTTGTGGTTGCCTCCGAGGCGATCACCGTGGGCGATACAACTGTCAGTTTGCCGGGCATCGGCTCATGGCTGGCCTTGGCAATCGCGCAGCAAAATATTGCCGCGATTGCTTGGGCAGTGTTGGCCATGGTCGGGGTGATCATTGCGTATGACCTGCTGTTTTTCCGGCCGATCGTTGCCTGGGCGGACAAGTTTCGCTTCGAACAGACCGCCTCCCAGAAGCGCCCACGGTCCAGGGTTTACGATCTGCTGCGCTCGACACGTCTTGTGCCCTGGGTGCTGCAAGCACTGACTGGCATCAAGGCCGCGTTATTCCTGGACAAGCTTCCCCGGCTGCCTCGGCTCGGCTTCAAGCCCAGTGCCCGCTTCAGCCGTGCATCCGAGGTGGTCTGGATCGTCCTGGTCGTCGCGGCCTGCATGATCGGCATCCTGCAATTGTCGCACTTCATTGGCAGCACCCTGGGTTTGGAGGACGTGATCAGCACCTTTGGCCTGGGCCTGGCCACCCTGCTGCGAGTCGCCGTGCTAATCGTCCTGGCCAGCGTGCTTTGGGTGCCCATCGGCGTCTGGATCGGCTTGAACCCGCGCTGGGCCGAGCGCTTGCAACCCGTCGCGCAGTTGCTGGCGGCGTTCCCGGCCAACGTCCTGTTTCCGTTTGCGGTGATCGCCATCGTCGCCCTGAAGCTCAACCCGGATATCTGGCTGTCGCCGCTGATGGTGTTGGGCACCCAGTGGTACATCCTGTTCAACGTGATTGCAGGGGCCAGCGCGTTGCCCACCGATTTGCGCGAGGCGGCGCGCAGCTTCCACGTGCGCGGTTGGCAGTGGTGGCGCCAAGTCGCGCTGCCCGGCATTTTCCCCTACTACGTCACCGGCGCCCTCACCGCAGCGGGTGGCTCGTGGAACGCCAGCATCGTCGCCGAGGCGGTTTCCTGGGGCAACGAGCATCTCTACGCCTGCGGATTGGGGGCCTATATCGCCCAGGCCACCGCGGCGGGGGATCTGCAACGGGTGGCGCTGGGGGTTTCGGTCATGTCGATTTTCGTGGTGGGTTTCAACCGGTTGCTGTGGCGTCCGCTGTACGGTTTTGCCGAGCGTCGGCTTCGAATTGATTGA
- a CDS encoding nitrate/sulfonate/bicarbonate ABC transporter ATP-binding protein produces MEVIDKRCLVDVQQLGHVYGTAGGAERVVLDNVCMHLDDGEIVGLLGRSGSGKSTLLRSIAGLISPTTGMVDFPANAQGVSSSVRMVFQSFALFPWLTVLQNVEIGLEALDVAAPERRRRALAAIDMIGLDGFESAFPKELSGGMRQRVGLARALVVAPDVLLMDEPFSALDVLTAETLRTDLLELWGEGRMPIRSILMVTHNIEEAVLMCDRILIFSSNPGRVMQEISVDLRQPRNRTDPAFQALVEHIYVQMAGGANAGSPRQGMFAGAGMGMVLPTISTNALAGLIEAVQDQPFAGQADLRELAAVLRYTASDLFPVAEVLQLMRLASMQDGHITLLPAGQRYADSTVDERKQLFAQHLLKYVPLVGHIRRVLDDRPTRTAPARRFRDQLEDFMSEHDAANTLDCVTQWGRYAELFAYDEVADLFSLDNPS; encoded by the coding sequence ATGGAAGTGATAGACAAGCGTTGCCTCGTCGACGTGCAGCAACTGGGACATGTCTATGGCACGGCGGGCGGTGCCGAGCGAGTGGTATTGGACAACGTCTGCATGCACCTGGACGACGGGGAAATCGTCGGCCTGCTGGGGCGTTCGGGGTCTGGAAAGTCGACCCTGCTGCGCTCCATCGCCGGCCTGATTTCACCCACCACCGGCATGGTTGATTTTCCGGCCAATGCGCAAGGGGTTTCGAGTTCGGTACGCATGGTATTCCAGAGCTTCGCCCTGTTCCCCTGGCTGACCGTGCTGCAGAACGTCGAGATCGGCCTCGAGGCCCTGGACGTGGCGGCCCCGGAGCGCCGACGTCGGGCCTTGGCCGCCATCGACATGATCGGCCTCGATGGTTTCGAAAGCGCTTTCCCGAAAGAACTGTCCGGCGGCATGCGCCAACGCGTCGGCCTGGCCCGGGCCCTGGTGGTCGCCCCGGATGTGCTGTTGATGGACGAGCCGTTTTCCGCGCTCGACGTATTGACCGCCGAAACCCTGCGCACTGACCTGCTGGAGTTGTGGGGCGAGGGGCGGATGCCGATCCGCTCCATCTTGATGGTTACGCACAACATCGAAGAAGCCGTGCTGATGTGCGATCGAATCCTGATTTTTTCCTCCAACCCGGGGCGGGTCATGCAGGAAATCAGCGTGGACCTGCGTCAGCCGCGCAATCGCACGGACCCGGCCTTCCAAGCCTTGGTCGAGCACATCTATGTGCAAATGGCCGGGGGAGCGAATGCCGGCTCGCCACGCCAGGGCATGTTTGCAGGCGCGGGCATGGGCATGGTCTTGCCGACGATTTCCACCAACGCCCTGGCTGGGCTGATCGAAGCGGTGCAGGATCAGCCGTTTGCCGGCCAGGCGGATTTGCGCGAGCTCGCCGCGGTATTGCGCTACACCGCCAGTGACCTGTTTCCGGTCGCCGAGGTGCTGCAACTCATGCGCTTGGCCAGCATGCAGGACGGCCACATAACGCTGCTGCCGGCCGGGCAACGCTACGCCGACTCCACGGTGGATGAGCGCAAGCAACTGTTCGCCCAGCACTTGCTCAAATACGTGCCCCTGGTGGGGCATATCCGCAGGGTGCTGGACGATCGCCCTACCCGCACGGCACCGGCCAGGCGTTTTCGCGATCAACTGGAGGACTTCATGTCCGAGCACGACGCCGCCAATACCCTGGATTGCGTCACGCAATGGGGACGCTACGCCGAGCTGTTTGCCTATGACGAAGTGGCCGATCTGTTCAGCCTGGACAATCCATCCTGA
- a CDS encoding sensor histidine kinase produces the protein MRSTQMTLRLLLLLGLALGIAAIDTVTDLEIAVGVFQIAVVLIAVRILPARAVAGVAVICMILTILSYRFTRFGDTEAGLINVLISLAAIAGTTYLALRLSAAIRTVHQTRAHLAHIARINMLGELAASIAHEVNQPLAAVATSGGACLRWMATEPPNLVKAQQAVERIIADTHRASEIIARLRSMARHQAPTKQWLNVADTVNAALRLLAGELNEQNITLRVHVQEGLPPMLADEVQIQQVILNLAMNALEAMRQVDVERRILQFDVALESRQQLLFSVSDQGSGLSPSDRERVFEAFYSTKQDGMGMGLAISRSIIEAHDGRLWASSDPQTGATFHFTLPAVTRESDEPN, from the coding sequence ATGAGAAGCACCCAGATGACGCTTCGCCTGCTGCTGTTACTGGGGTTGGCGCTGGGCATTGCCGCAATCGATACCGTCACCGATCTGGAAATTGCGGTCGGGGTCTTCCAGATCGCAGTGGTGCTGATCGCCGTGCGGATCCTGCCAGCGCGCGCAGTGGCCGGCGTAGCGGTCATCTGCATGATATTGACGATCCTGAGTTATCGGTTCACGCGCTTTGGCGACACCGAGGCCGGGCTGATCAATGTGTTGATCAGCCTTGCGGCTATAGCCGGCACGACGTATCTGGCGCTACGCCTGTCCGCCGCGATCCGTACGGTGCATCAGACCCGCGCCCACTTGGCGCACATTGCCCGCATCAACATGTTGGGCGAGCTCGCTGCCTCGATTGCCCACGAAGTCAACCAGCCATTGGCGGCGGTGGCCACCAGCGGCGGCGCCTGCCTGCGCTGGATGGCCACCGAACCGCCCAACCTGGTCAAAGCCCAGCAGGCCGTGGAACGAATCATCGCCGACACCCATCGGGCCAGTGAAATCATTGCCCGCTTGCGCAGCATGGCCCGGCATCAAGCGCCGACCAAGCAATGGCTGAACGTGGCCGACACGGTCAACGCCGCGCTGCGACTGTTGGCCGGAGAGCTGAATGAGCAGAACATCACTCTGCGCGTGCATGTTCAGGAGGGCCTGCCACCGATGCTCGCGGACGAGGTGCAAATCCAACAGGTCATCCTCAACCTGGCGATGAATGCGCTCGAGGCGATGCGCCAGGTAGACGTCGAGCGCCGGATCCTGCAATTTGATGTGGCGCTGGAGTCACGCCAGCAACTGTTGTTTTCGGTTTCCGACCAGGGCAGCGGTCTATCGCCAAGCGACCGAGAGCGAGTGTTCGAGGCCTTCTACAGCACCAAGCAGGATGGCATGGGGATGGGGTTGGCGATCAGCCGCTCAATCATCGAAGCCCATGACGGTCGTCTCTGGGCCTCAAGCGATCCGCAGACGGGCGCGACCTTCCACTTCACCCTGCCAGCCGTTACAAGGGAATCCGATGAGCCAAACTGA
- a CDS encoding response regulator transcription factor — translation MSQTDVHDLAESMIYIVDDDSSVRESLQDLLASVGLTSLAFGSAREFMDADLPDVPACLILDVRMPGLSGLDFQQEMARLNIRVPVVFITAHGDIPMSVKAMKAGALEFLTKPFREQDLLDAISLGLDRDKERRKASALVDDLKRRYTGLTDGERDVMELVVSGLLNKQVAAQLGLSEVTVKVRRGALMRKMEADSLAALVKMSEKLKDVSGA, via the coding sequence ATGAGCCAAACTGACGTTCATGACCTTGCCGAATCGATGATCTACATCGTCGACGATGACAGCTCAGTGCGCGAATCGCTGCAAGACCTGCTGGCCTCGGTGGGCCTGACGAGCCTGGCCTTCGGCTCGGCCCGTGAGTTCATGGACGCCGACCTGCCGGATGTTCCTGCGTGCCTGATCCTCGACGTACGCATGCCCGGTTTGAGCGGGCTGGATTTCCAGCAGGAAATGGCCCGGCTGAATATTCGCGTCCCGGTTGTGTTCATCACCGCCCATGGCGACATTCCCATGTCAGTCAAAGCCATGAAGGCCGGCGCCCTGGAGTTCCTGACCAAACCGTTCCGCGAGCAGGACCTGCTCGATGCAATCAGCCTGGGCCTGGACCGCGACAAGGAACGGCGCAAGGCTTCGGCGCTGGTGGACGACTTGAAACGCCGTTATACCGGGCTGACTGACGGGGAACGGGATGTGATGGAGCTGGTGGTCTCGGGGCTGCTGAACAAGCAAGTGGCCGCCCAGTTGGGTTTGAGCGAGGTGACCGTGAAAGTGCGGCGCGGCGCCTTGATGCGCAAGATGGAGGCAGACTCGTTGGCGGCGCTGGTCAAGATGTCGGAAAAACTCAAGGACGTCAGCGGCGCATAG
- a CDS encoding DMT family transporter, whose translation MEMRCVPFEGSSSKPGAKIFLATMFVILCWAYSPIGIRIGLQAYEPGQLALMRFLIASAFMALVAMVKGISLPRIRDLPLLAVLGFFAVSLHHIALNCGQRGVSAGAASVLAQSTPLFSTLLASFVFKERVGGWQWGCVLCGLLGAGVVVAGDRGLGDMDAHGLLILLAALSWSLYFALQKRHSHRYDGLTLVCYTVWSGTILLFIFAPGMSSAARQAPVSVNLAMLVLGIFPSALAYLAWAYVLAHSNVSRASMALYLIPPTAMLMASLVLAERPSAMVVVGAVIVLMSVLALRLEPGSGAKVG comes from the coding sequence ATGGAAATGCGCTGTGTGCCGTTTGAAGGTTCTTCCAGCAAACCTGGTGCGAAAATTTTCCTGGCGACGATGTTCGTGATTCTTTGCTGGGCCTATTCGCCGATTGGCATTCGCATCGGCTTGCAGGCTTACGAACCCGGTCAACTGGCGTTGATGCGGTTTCTCATTGCTTCGGCGTTCATGGCTCTTGTCGCGATGGTGAAGGGCATTTCCCTGCCGCGTATCAGGGATCTGCCATTGCTGGCGGTGTTGGGTTTCTTTGCCGTCAGTCTGCATCACATCGCCCTCAATTGCGGCCAGCGGGGCGTCAGTGCCGGGGCGGCCAGTGTGTTGGCCCAGTCCACACCTTTGTTCAGCACGTTACTGGCGAGTTTTGTTTTCAAGGAAAGAGTCGGCGGGTGGCAGTGGGGGTGTGTGCTGTGCGGCTTGCTTGGCGCTGGCGTGGTCGTCGCGGGGGATCGTGGCTTGGGTGACATGGACGCCCATGGACTATTGATCCTGTTGGCGGCGCTGTCCTGGAGCCTGTATTTCGCTTTGCAAAAGCGCCATTCCCATCGTTATGACGGATTGACCCTGGTTTGTTACACCGTCTGGTCGGGCACGATCCTGTTGTTCATTTTCGCGCCAGGAATGTCGAGCGCGGCGCGACAGGCTCCGGTTTCGGTGAATCTGGCGATGTTGGTTCTCGGTATTTTCCCCAGCGCGCTGGCGTACCTCGCTTGGGCTTACGTGCTGGCGCACAGCAATGTGAGTCGTGCCTCCATGGCGCTTTACCTGATACCGCCCACGGCGATGTTGATGGCTTCTTTGGTGCTGGCTGAGCGCCCGTCGGCGATGGTTGTTGTTGGGGCGGTGATCGTGTTGATGAGCGTGCTGGCGTTGAGGCTTGAGCCGGGGAGTGGGGCAAAAGTCGGTTGA